The Bacillus paramycoides genome contains a region encoding:
- a CDS encoding stress protein codes for MEVEKKSKVWEYIGWGLGILVGSVALFFALLWFINGQSPATLFKTVTVDEIIAEFNKEGLDAKESTDLPQKEFGNIREEGKRFLVPHLGKDQGGRIYKFKNKEDLEKAKNYYDELGNNAPMLFSHTYAKGKYLLQMNGQMKDDEFYNYKVVMDNLVK; via the coding sequence GTGGAAGTTGAAAAGAAATCAAAGGTTTGGGAATATATTGGATGGGGATTAGGAATACTTGTTGGCTCTGTTGCTCTATTCTTTGCACTATTATGGTTTATTAACGGTCAATCACCTGCCACATTATTTAAAACAGTAACAGTTGATGAAATAATAGCTGAATTCAACAAAGAAGGTTTAGATGCTAAAGAATCTACAGATTTACCTCAAAAAGAATTTGGAAATATACGTGAGGAAGGTAAAAGATTTCTCGTGCCACATCTAGGTAAAGATCAAGGCGGACGTATTTATAAGTTTAAAAATAAAGAAGATCTTGAAAAAGCGAAGAACTACTATGATGAATTAGGAAACAATGCTCCAATGCTGTTCTCACATACATACGCTAAAGGGAAATATCTTTTACAGATGAATGGACAAATGAAAGATGATGAGTTTTATAACTATAAAGTTGTTATGGATAATCTAGTGAAGTAG
- a CDS encoding excalibur calcium-binding domain-containing protein yields the protein MKKLLASATAVTLLTVGYSSAAFAEKNPNDKNCGHFKNKQEVMEFWHSNGYSATNDPHDLDRDNDGLPCEVKKGDYDQFLASKQPTKKDENKPQEQVKQENTKQEPVKQENTQQNNQATNNKQEQTKQTAVKTETKKQGEKLPNTASNSITMMLASAALVLAGSILVFRRKKTNA from the coding sequence ATGAAAAAATTATTAGCTTCAGCAACAGCGGTCACACTATTAACAGTAGGGTACAGTTCTGCTGCATTTGCAGAAAAAAATCCAAATGACAAGAATTGCGGTCACTTTAAAAACAAACAAGAGGTTATGGAATTCTGGCACAGTAATGGATACAGTGCAACTAACGATCCTCATGATTTAGATCGTGACAATGATGGTTTACCTTGTGAAGTAAAAAAAGGGGATTACGATCAATTTTTAGCTAGTAAACAGCCTACTAAAAAAGATGAAAACAAACCACAAGAGCAAGTTAAACAGGAAAATACTAAACAAGAACCAGTAAAACAAGAAAATACACAACAAAACAACCAAGCAACAAACAATAAACAAGAGCAAACTAAACAAACAGCTGTAAAGACTGAAACAAAAAAACAAGGTGAAAAATTACCTAATACAGCATCGAACAGTATTACAATGATGCTTGCAAGTGCTGCTTTAGTATTAGCGGGTTCAATCCTTGTATTCCGTCGTAAAAAAACAAATGCCTAA
- a CDS encoding helix-turn-helix domain-containing protein: MKIKGSYVKELRKSKKLTQKQLAELSQISESMVSKIELGVKSTKIETLKKIANALSTTMDDLVG; the protein is encoded by the coding sequence ATGAAAATAAAAGGGAGTTACGTTAAAGAACTTCGCAAGAGTAAAAAACTCACGCAGAAGCAACTTGCTGAACTATCACAGATCAGCGAGAGTATGGTTTCGAAGATAGAATTAGGTGTTAAATCAACTAAGATTGAAACATTAAAAAAAATAGCAAATGCTTTATCAACAACAATGGATGACTTAGTAGGGTGA
- a CDS encoding exosporium leader peptide-containing protein, with product MNNENEFLSGAAFDPNLLGPTLPPIPVFTLPTGPTGPTGSTGVTGPTGITGPTGIGITGPTGPTGGTGVTGPTGATGVTGPTGIGSAGPTGATGVTGPTGPTGTAGSTIAYGALYDRSNTLRTANVGQKVVFQDLGPSLGTNLDLLNNSIQVLSGGIYEISMDLTVRLFNRDLTPVSTVLKFRLYINDITPVPESEIEGMTAISTDVPTNIFDAYTIGKTVLIRLNANDSLSIIIDVAQGEISSYGNPSLVVTRIAD from the coding sequence ATGAATAATGAAAATGAGTTTTTGAGTGGTGCAGCATTTGATCCTAATTTGTTGGGGCCTACATTGCCGCCTATTCCAGTGTTCACTTTACCCACTGGACCTACTGGTCCGACTGGGAGTACAGGTGTAACCGGACCGACGGGAATAACAGGTCCAACTGGCATTGGAATTACTGGCCCCACTGGTCCGACAGGAGGAACTGGAGTTACAGGTCCAACGGGAGCAACGGGGGTAACAGGTCCAACTGGAATCGGAAGTGCTGGCCCAACAGGAGCTACAGGAGTTACAGGACCCACAGGACCTACTGGTACAGCGGGAAGTACTATAGCTTATGGAGCGTTGTATGATAGGTCTAATACACTTCGCACAGCAAATGTAGGCCAAAAAGTAGTTTTCCAGGATCTTGGTCCATCATTAGGAACAAATCTTGATTTATTAAATAATAGTATCCAAGTGTTGAGTGGTGGAATATATGAAATTAGTATGGATTTAACAGTAAGACTCTTTAATCGCGATTTAACACCTGTGAGTACAGTTTTAAAATTTAGGTTATATATTAATGACATTACACCTGTTCCAGAGAGTGAAATTGAAGGTATGACAGCTATAAGTACAGATGTCCCTACAAACATTTTCGATGCGTATACCATTGGGAAAACAGTATTAATTAGATTAAATGCAAATGATTCATTAAGTATTATAATTGATGTTGCACAAGGAGAAATTTCTTCTTATGGAAATCCATCTTTAGTTGTAACAAGAATTGCAGACTAA
- a CDS encoding class D sortase, producing MKKLNWLGVLLITIGSFAFVYYFIDWYDARKTVEALTSTEIQQYQNIKPATRDGKDVNNESNKEQSQHTLPNQESNFTNTSKPISESQKPILASQVQHQMGEQIAYMVIPKIKQKYQVYWGADAKTLKKGVGMFVSDITTTPSGNGHTVLSGHRDTVFTNLGDLQENDYILVEYDKRVYIYQIQKHWITDANDRTVIVAKDKPTLTLTTCYPFNYIGDAPDRYIIEASLIAIN from the coding sequence TTGAAAAAACTTAATTGGTTGGGAGTTTTATTAATTACTATAGGCTCTTTTGCTTTTGTTTATTACTTTATAGATTGGTATGATGCAAGAAAAACTGTTGAAGCCTTAACCAGTACTGAAATTCAACAATATCAAAATATAAAACCTGCCACTAGAGATGGAAAAGATGTCAACAATGAATCAAATAAAGAACAATCTCAACATACTCTACCAAATCAAGAATCTAATTTTACAAACACTAGTAAACCAATATCAGAATCACAAAAACCGATTCTAGCTTCTCAAGTTCAGCATCAAATGGGAGAACAAATCGCCTATATGGTTATACCGAAAATTAAACAGAAATATCAAGTTTACTGGGGTGCTGATGCCAAAACCTTAAAAAAAGGGGTAGGAATGTTTGTGAGTGATATTACAACCACTCCCTCTGGAAATGGACATACTGTTTTAAGCGGCCATCGTGATACGGTATTTACTAATTTGGGAGATTTACAAGAAAATGACTACATTTTGGTTGAGTATGATAAAAGAGTATACATTTATCAAATTCAAAAACACTGGATCACAGATGCAAATGATCGTACTGTAATTGTTGCAAAAGATAAACCAACATTAACACTAACTACATGTTATCCATTTAACTATATTGGGGATGCTCCAGATAGATACATCATTGAAGCATCTTTGATTGCTATTAATTGA
- a CDS encoding YjcZ family sporulation protein — MGFGGSCGEGCGFTGGFALIVVLFILLIIIGCTCFC; from the coding sequence ATGGGATTTGGTGGTAGTTGCGGCGAAGGCTGCGGTTTTACTGGAGGATTTGCTTTAATCGTTGTACTCTTTATTTTGTTGATTATTATTGGATGCACTTGCTTCTGCTAA
- the fbpA gene encoding Fur-regulated basic protein FbpA: protein MNEQDRLIERLIDRHVFKLPDGRDLYEGSCEELRKLLKGVEE from the coding sequence ATGAACGAGCAAGACAGGCTAATAGAACGCTTGATTGATAGGCATGTATTTAAATTACCTGATGGCCGTGATTTATATGAAGGGTCATGTGAGGAACTAAGAAAGTTATTGAAAGGAGTGGAAGAGTAA
- the recU gene encoding Holliday junction resolvase RecU encodes MGQGNRGMAFEKLINLSNEMYQREGVALINKRATPVKVLKSAGGRVLNGFYEAKSTVDYDGVYKGRAIAFEAKSTENAGRFDLKNIAQHQLDYLEKAEKMGAICFFLIEFSKDKSVFVVPLSVIQSYVRMSQQPKGKKSIPRADFDIYGYLVEQTERAPVDYLQYIDEAITSVMFDGMIQFDQDHKKVANNIEAAKEKMASKTRKLLKA; translated from the coding sequence ATGGGACAAGGCAACCGTGGAATGGCTTTTGAAAAGCTTATCAATCTATCGAATGAAATGTATCAACGTGAGGGAGTGGCGCTTATAAACAAGCGTGCAACTCCTGTGAAGGTGTTAAAGAGTGCAGGTGGACGAGTATTAAATGGATTCTATGAAGCTAAAAGTACAGTAGACTATGACGGCGTGTATAAAGGACGAGCTATAGCATTTGAAGCGAAATCTACAGAGAATGCTGGACGATTTGATCTAAAGAACATTGCGCAGCACCAATTGGATTATCTGGAGAAGGCAGAGAAGATGGGAGCAATTTGTTTCTTCCTTATTGAATTCAGCAAGGACAAGTCAGTATTCGTGGTACCACTATCAGTCATTCAATCTTACGTAAGGATGTCGCAACAGCCAAAAGGTAAGAAGTCGATACCTAGAGCAGACTTTGATATTTATGGATACTTAGTAGAACAGACGGAGCGAGCGCCGGTGGATTACTTGCAATACATTGATGAAGCAATAACTTCAGTTATGTTTGATGGGATGATTCAGTTTGATCAGGACCATAAGAAAGTAGCAAATAACATTGAAGCAGCGAAGGAGAAGATGGCTAGCAAGACACGTAAATTATTAAAGGCTTAA
- a CDS encoding helix-turn-helix domain containing protein gives MALQQGKYMKKSRRNLYIALEELDLVFDESEVIRLQEMWKEGKGILEIAKELGRHQLGIAALIMDQADKNKIKSRPMGLGA, from the coding sequence ATGGCGTTGCAGCAGGGAAAGTACATGAAGAAATCGCGTCGTAACTTATATATCGCTCTAGAAGAGTTGGATCTGGTATTTGATGAAAGCGAAGTAATTCGATTACAAGAAATGTGGAAGGAAGGCAAAGGAATCCTTGAAATCGCAAAAGAGTTAGGAAGACACCAATTAGGAATCGCAGCATTGATTATGGATCAGGCTGATAAGAATAAAATCAAATCTCGTCCGATGGGGTTAGGGGCATGA
- a CDS encoding HNH endonuclease, which produces MNSREEFEKNRTYYLKVLPKECANCGETNDLDIHHIVPLAKGGTNRISNLVMLCLECHGKIHGVNRVKHKELQRLGIEKAKERGVYKGKPKKYTETNESMKQALELFKNRKNNGYTVKKICNETGVSRTVLYEIAKEKGIV; this is translated from the coding sequence ATGAATAGTAGAGAGGAATTCGAAAAGAATCGTACGTATTACTTAAAGGTGTTACCTAAAGAGTGTGCAAATTGCGGAGAAACAAATGATTTAGATATACACCATATAGTTCCATTAGCAAAAGGTGGAACAAATCGAATTAGCAATTTGGTTATGTTATGCCTTGAATGCCATGGGAAAATACATGGCGTTAATAGGGTTAAGCATAAGGAATTGCAAAGGTTGGGAATCGAAAAGGCAAAAGAACGCGGTGTATATAAAGGGAAACCAAAGAAATACACAGAGACAAATGAAAGTATGAAACAAGCTTTGGAATTATTTAAAAATCGTAAGAATAACGGTTATACCGTAAAGAAGATATGTAATGAAACTGGAGTTAGTCGTACTGTTTTGTACGAAATAGCAAAAGAAAAGGGAATAGTTTAA
- a CDS encoding helix-turn-helix domain-containing protein — protein sequence MIIFGQTLKHLRKSRDLTQAELAEALNLSQSQIKNWETGRFQPDIETLASIASFFNVSLDVLVGFSNNFMDEPIQQVISEARSTYGALDDAQKERFCNQVLLFIRMIKDNQDTF from the coding sequence ATGATAATCTTTGGACAAACTTTAAAACATTTAAGAAAGTCTCGTGATTTAACGCAAGCAGAGTTAGCTGAAGCTCTAAATTTAAGTCAGAGTCAAATTAAGAATTGGGAAACCGGTCGATTCCAACCGGATATCGAAACTTTAGCAAGTATCGCCTCCTTTTTCAATGTATCTTTGGACGTCCTTGTTGGCTTCTCTAACAATTTTATGGATGAACCTATACAACAAGTCATTTCTGAAGCTAGGTCAACGTATGGGGCGTTAGACGATGCTCAAAAAGAGCGTTTTTGTAATCAGGTGTTGTTGTTCATTCGAATGATTAAAGATAACCAAGATACATTCTGA
- a CDS encoding ArpU family phage packaging/lysis transcriptional regulator, which produces MEQLAFFPEIDDKTQKTIEKEVIKVLKEYRALKIRMENQQENRLEGISLFPEIRDTRKISDMKFKQIDKALTYCLDEDESEIIKKKYLSNKRLKDEVIYEEIGLYKNAYYAKKRTALRLIATSLGMI; this is translated from the coding sequence ATGGAGCAATTAGCATTCTTTCCAGAAATCGACGACAAGACGCAAAAGACAATTGAAAAAGAGGTAATTAAGGTACTGAAAGAGTATCGCGCTTTAAAAATTAGAATGGAGAATCAGCAGGAAAACAGACTGGAAGGAATCAGCTTATTCCCTGAAATTAGAGATACGAGAAAGATAAGTGATATGAAGTTTAAACAAATAGATAAGGCACTAACGTATTGTTTAGATGAAGACGAGAGCGAGATCATCAAGAAGAAGTATCTAAGTAACAAAAGATTAAAAGATGAGGTTATATATGAGGAAATCGGATTGTACAAAAATGCGTACTATGCGAAAAAGAGAACAGCATTACGCTTAATTGCTACATCACTAGGGATGATTTAA
- a CDS encoding ATP-binding protein, with protein MTMDSDVCDTHGMNKMKFGGQVVCPRCFLENESKKLQQQEQAKYDADKANEKKFMFHQQSMIADSNIKKANFDNYKPTSDEGAKNLELAKVIAKDYLNGKIFNTIMAGNCGAGKTHLAYAIADQLAGAGKSVVFVTVGELLRKIKSTFSKDSTLTEDAIIRSLVKAEVLIVDDLGAELGALDANTKATNFINRVLFDVFDGRQGKSTIFTTNLTGKRLDDAYDERIVSRILNNFRAITFKETKDYRRKALPF; from the coding sequence ATGACTATGGATTCTGATGTGTGCGATACGCATGGCATGAATAAGATGAAGTTTGGTGGACAAGTCGTTTGCCCTCGATGCTTCCTTGAAAACGAAAGTAAAAAGCTTCAGCAACAAGAGCAAGCGAAATACGATGCGGATAAAGCAAATGAGAAAAAGTTCATGTTCCATCAACAAAGCATGATTGCTGATAGCAACATTAAGAAAGCGAACTTTGATAACTATAAACCGACTAGCGATGAAGGAGCAAAGAACTTGGAACTTGCAAAGGTCATCGCTAAGGATTATCTAAATGGCAAAATCTTTAACACGATTATGGCCGGAAATTGTGGAGCAGGGAAAACACATCTAGCTTACGCTATAGCGGATCAACTTGCAGGAGCAGGAAAGTCAGTTGTCTTCGTTACAGTAGGCGAATTGCTACGGAAGATTAAAAGTACATTCAGTAAAGATTCCACATTAACTGAAGATGCAATTATAAGAAGTTTAGTAAAAGCAGAAGTATTAATAGTCGATGATTTAGGAGCGGAGTTAGGCGCATTAGATGCCAATACAAAAGCGACAAACTTCATTAATAGAGTGCTATTCGATGTTTTCGATGGAAGGCAAGGTAAATCTACTATCTTTACGACAAACCTCACAGGGAAGCGTTTAGACGACGCATATGACGAACGAATTGTATCGCGTATTCTCAATAATTTTAGAGCGATTACTTTTAAGGAAACTAAGGATTACAGAAGAAAGGCATTGCCATTTTAA
- a CDS encoding recombinase family protein, which yields MIFGYARVSTKKQNLDMQLDELKRYGCEEIITEKESGAKKDRKELQLLLSKLRKDDTLVVYKLDRLGRTMHQLVNLLQEFNEKGIHFVSIKDGIDTSTTMGRFLFHIFGAMAEMEREVINERVISGVAAAKARGREGGRKKAHTLQQIQGMMEMLASGKTKVEVCEMFDVARATLYRYIKEHDSKQSALNAEEGKNE from the coding sequence ATGATATTTGGTTATGCGAGGGTATCAACTAAAAAGCAAAATTTAGATATGCAGTTGGATGAGTTGAAGCGATACGGTTGCGAGGAAATTATAACTGAAAAAGAAAGTGGTGCGAAGAAGGATAGGAAAGAACTTCAACTGCTTCTTAGTAAACTGCGTAAGGATGATACATTAGTTGTTTATAAATTAGATCGTCTAGGAAGAACAATGCATCAGCTTGTTAATTTACTTCAAGAATTCAATGAAAAGGGTATTCACTTTGTTTCTATTAAAGACGGAATTGATACATCTACAACAATGGGAAGATTCCTATTTCATATATTTGGCGCTATGGCAGAAATGGAACGCGAAGTAATTAATGAGCGTGTTATTAGTGGTGTAGCTGCTGCTAAAGCAAGAGGAAGAGAAGGCGGAAGAAAGAAAGCTCATACTCTTCAACAAATACAAGGTATGATGGAAATGCTTGCTTCTGGTAAAACAAAAGTAGAAGTATGTGAGATGTTCGATGTAGCTCGTGCAACCCTTTATAGGTATATAAAAGAACATGATTCTAAACAATCGGCTTTAAATGCTGAGGAGGGTAAAAATGAATAG
- a CDS encoding DUF3956 domain-containing protein gives MTSCVLFVNGQPFLVLSVAGIEIARLEVSLQVALALRVLGIPICD, from the coding sequence ATGACAAGTTGCGTTCTATTCGTAAATGGCCAACCTTTTTTAGTTCTCTCAGTTGCTGGAATTGAAATTGCTAGATTAGAGGTTTCTCTTCAAGTAGCATTAGCTCTAAGAGTGCTTGGAATACCAATCTGTGATTAA
- a CDS encoding helix-turn-helix domain-containing protein produces the protein MLPILSVRIKELRKERKWSQKELGEKVDVSESFISKVESGKKQPSREVTAKIAEVFNVTTDFLLGRSDEADLNEMLDVKFKAMKERLSNLPESQREMIMKQAENLMAEFEKLNNQSEK, from the coding sequence ATGTTACCTATACTATCCGTTAGGATAAAAGAACTAAGGAAAGAAAGAAAATGGTCTCAGAAAGAATTAGGAGAAAAAGTAGATGTTAGTGAATCTTTTATTTCAAAGGTCGAATCTGGTAAAAAACAACCTTCAAGAGAAGTAACTGCAAAAATCGCAGAAGTATTTAATGTGACTACAGACTTCTTGTTAGGACGAAGTGATGAAGCAGATCTAAACGAAATGTTAGACGTAAAATTTAAAGCAATGAAGGAACGATTATCTAACCTTCCTGAATCTCAACGCGAAATGATAATGAAACAAGCTGAGAACCTAATGGCAGAATTCGAAAAATTAAACAACCAATCGGAAAAATAG
- a CDS encoding ERF family protein — MNLWQKLVAIRKDIDVFVKNGKSYGYDYVTGSQILHKIKKNMDELQVILMPKMGEHKTWQYSYKNQKGREITDFVIEGDGFYEWINAEKPEERETIPWKFFGQQDDVSKAYGSALTYSERYFLLKFFGIPTDEDDADARDTKGKQRTNSYNNNNSQNRSQQSNGQANKASEKQLKMIHAKIAHISVLAKADKQTIEDTLKGNIGTDNLSEISSQVASKAIEVLMGWEKQYSQAV; from the coding sequence ATGAACCTTTGGCAAAAGCTAGTCGCAATTCGCAAGGACATAGATGTATTCGTAAAAAACGGAAAAAGTTACGGATATGACTACGTAACAGGTTCTCAAATACTTCATAAAATCAAAAAGAACATGGATGAGTTACAGGTCATTTTAATGCCTAAGATGGGCGAGCACAAAACATGGCAGTACAGCTATAAGAACCAAAAAGGAAGAGAAATAACAGATTTCGTTATCGAGGGTGACGGGTTTTACGAGTGGATTAATGCTGAAAAACCAGAGGAACGAGAAACGATACCTTGGAAGTTCTTTGGTCAGCAAGATGATGTTTCTAAAGCGTACGGATCAGCACTAACTTATTCCGAAAGATACTTCCTACTTAAATTCTTTGGGATTCCAACTGATGAAGATGATGCGGATGCAAGAGATACAAAAGGGAAGCAACGTACAAATTCTTATAACAACAATAACAGTCAAAATAGATCACAACAAAGCAATGGACAAGCTAATAAGGCATCTGAAAAGCAGTTAAAAATGATACACGCGAAAATAGCGCATATTTCAGTCTTAGCAAAAGCTGATAAACAAACAATTGAAGATACATTGAAAGGCAATATTGGGACTGACAATTTAAGCGAAATCAGCTCACAGGTTGCATCAAAAGCAATTGAAGTATTAATGGGTTGGGAAAAGCAATATAGCCAAGCGGTATAA
- a CDS encoding siphovirus Gp157 family protein: MKLYELTSNYRELQMMIEDGVNPSALADTLQAIEESIQDKVQNTALVIRNLEADVDAIKTEEKRLAERRKAIENNCKSLKDYLYQQMVATDLKRIKGTIVTVGIQKNPASLDIAEDAVVPPEYMIPQPAKVDKKALLAAVKDGMQWDGITLKQSEGVRIR; encoded by the coding sequence ATGAAATTATATGAACTTACTTCTAATTATAGAGAGTTACAAATGATGATCGAGGATGGTGTAAATCCATCAGCATTAGCAGATACATTACAAGCAATTGAAGAAAGCATCCAGGATAAAGTGCAAAACACAGCATTAGTAATTCGCAATCTTGAAGCGGATGTAGATGCTATTAAAACAGAAGAAAAGCGCCTAGCAGAGCGTAGAAAGGCGATAGAAAACAATTGTAAGAGTTTAAAAGATTACTTGTATCAACAAATGGTAGCAACTGATTTAAAACGCATTAAAGGTACTATCGTCACTGTAGGTATTCAAAAGAACCCTGCAAGCTTAGATATCGCAGAAGATGCAGTTGTACCGCCGGAATATATGATTCCTCAACCGGCGAAAGTTGACAAAAAGGCATTACTTGCAGCGGTTAAAGATGGCATGCAGTGGGACGGAATTACGTTGAAACAATCTGAAGGAGTGAGGATTCGATGA
- a CDS encoding FtsB family cell division protein yields MGNVPNLSPQQSISKKQINSNKNQQTNKKLRRRLLLALAFMLPMVISIQICIYKQEQIIQEKQITLNKEKKRLSEVELIGHYFENDIKTLTESEEGILKFARKLYGFSRPDETIFQITE; encoded by the coding sequence ATGGGGAATGTCCCAAATTTATCACCTCAACAATCAATCTCAAAAAAACAAATTAATTCTAATAAGAATCAACAAACGAATAAAAAGCTAAGACGTCGTCTTTTATTAGCGCTTGCTTTTATGCTACCTATGGTTATTTCCATTCAAATCTGCATTTATAAGCAAGAACAAATAATTCAAGAAAAACAAATTACACTTAATAAAGAAAAGAAAAGATTATCTGAAGTAGAACTTATAGGACACTATTTTGAAAACGATATTAAAACTTTAACAGAGAGTGAAGAAGGTATTTTAAAGTTCGCAAGGAAATTGTATGGATTCTCCAGACCTGATGAAACTATATTTCAAATAACTGAATAA
- a CDS encoding phage antirepressor, which produces MNQLQVFNNEEFGQVRTVIQGEDVRFVAKDVAEVLGYNNTSKAIQMHVDEDEKADLPIWDGRQNRNQKMINESGLYSLILSSKLPSAKKFKKWVTSEVLPSIRKHGAYMTGQVLEQAVTNPDFAIGLLTKLKEEKEKLAAAQQQIVQQQPLVTFAEACMQSDKSLKVSEVAKLAAKHNIKIGQRQLFAKLREWNLMFKQSTEPTQSAVEKGYFEIAQGVKQKPSGEPFTWTTTYVTPKGQAYIIDRLKKEQEQEAV; this is translated from the coding sequence ATGAATCAATTACAAGTTTTTAATAACGAAGAGTTCGGCCAGGTTCGAACGGTAATACAAGGTGAAGATGTTAGGTTTGTAGCAAAAGATGTAGCTGAGGTTTTAGGATACAACAATACTTCGAAAGCTATTCAAATGCACGTTGATGAAGATGAAAAAGCTGACCTCCCAATTTGGGATGGCAGACAAAACAGAAATCAGAAAATGATTAACGAATCTGGTTTATACTCTTTAATCCTTTCAAGCAAGTTACCAAGCGCTAAGAAATTCAAAAAATGGGTGACAAGCGAAGTACTTCCGTCTATTAGAAAACACGGAGCATACATGACAGGCCAAGTCCTGGAACAAGCAGTAACTAATCCAGACTTCGCAATTGGTCTTCTCACTAAATTAAAAGAAGAAAAAGAAAAGCTTGCAGCAGCACAACAACAAATTGTACAGCAACAACCACTCGTAACATTCGCAGAAGCTTGTATGCAGTCAGATAAATCGCTAAAAGTGAGTGAAGTCGCTAAATTAGCAGCAAAACACAATATCAAGATTGGGCAACGTCAGTTATTCGCAAAACTTAGAGAATGGAACTTAATGTTCAAGCAATCCACTGAACCAACTCAATCAGCTGTTGAAAAAGGATATTTCGAAATTGCACAAGGTGTTAAACAGAAACCAAGTGGAGAACCATTCACATGGACAACAACATACGTAACGCCAAAAGGACAAGCCTACATCATAGACCGACTGAAGAAAGAACAAGAACAGGAGGCGGTGTAA
- a CDS encoding phage replisome organizer N-terminal domain-containing protein, whose translation MADVKWIKLSTSMFEDEKIRLIESLPDADTLLIIWIKLLSQAGRTNANGYIFLSENIPFTEEMLSTLFNRPIATVRLALQTFKQFGMIDITDDQYICISNWEKHQNIDGLERVKQLNAERNRKYRERKKQQQLALENKGEANDVRVTSRDDIDIEEDKELDIDKEKDKKKKIKPSRHKFETCDTNGAKYLFEKIKGNNPKQKEPNFDSWANEFRLMRERDNREPQEIKDVIDWCQADPFWQGNILSPKKLREKFDQLTIQMNSKKGAKNNAESSGSNTNRYSQKGEYDYGF comes from the coding sequence ATGGCAGATGTTAAATGGATAAAACTCTCTACTAGCATGTTTGAAGATGAAAAGATTCGATTGATTGAAAGCTTACCAGATGCAGACACATTACTAATCATTTGGATTAAATTATTGTCTCAAGCGGGCAGAACAAATGCCAATGGTTACATTTTCTTGAGTGAGAACATTCCTTTTACAGAAGAAATGCTTTCAACACTTTTTAATAGACCAATAGCAACAGTAAGGCTTGCACTACAAACGTTCAAACAATTTGGAATGATTGATATCACTGACGATCAGTACATTTGTATCTCTAATTGGGAAAAACATCAGAACATTGATGGATTAGAACGTGTAAAACAATTGAACGCAGAACGAAACAGAAAGTACCGCGAACGTAAGAAACAACAGCAGTTAGCACTAGAGAATAAGGGTGAAGCGAATGACGTTCGCGTGACGTCACGTGACGATATAGATATAGAAGAAGATAAAGAATTAGATATAGATAAAGAAAAAGATAAAAAGAAGAAAATAAAACCTTCTCGTCACAAGTTTGAAACTTGCGACACTAACGGGGCTAAGTATTTGTTTGAAAAAATTAAGGGTAACAATCCTAAACAAAAAGAGCCTAACTTCGATTCATGGGCTAATGAATTTAGATTAATGCGAGAACGTGACAACAGAGAACCACAAGAGATTAAAGATGTTATTGATTGGTGCCAAGCAGATCCATTTTGGCAAGGGAATATCTTATCTCCTAAAAAACTACGTGAAAAGTTCGATCAACTTACTATTCAAATGAATTCTAAAAAGGGAGCGAAGAACAATGCAGAGAGCAGCGGCAGCAATACCAACCGATATAGCCAAAAAGGTGAATATGACTATGGATTCTGA